One genomic segment of Nitrospira sp. includes these proteins:
- a CDS encoding PD-(D/E)XK nuclease family protein translates to MLAELIHPIAAMGYEEWPYRPRPSNAGPEICIRKLSYQANEIAGKDPHGRFLVVLDDGTWHEELVLNWIEKTVFQLHSRQLRVTCGTTTWNGQTYDINGAIDGIVTDLLGVDRLLELKGHEHFTFTRFSNGDYPINHFTQCAMYVTGVQRINPEINECLLLIKNKNQSAFLEFRLRYDTDADRLTVVETIHSNGEHTFPNQEFIGLYKQAMTKFDQIETHREFGTLPTRPFENDDSYHCHYCPYRTQCWEGFVRQPLTGIAELRTELIPTIEEYLKLEAELKPKNKRFKEIKQLLKLELTSQHIQRAQGQGYVLAINESTEERLDQSLLPTDLVERSKTTRKKEELEVYRFHEKALKRKQRNQTESLAS, encoded by the coding sequence ATGCTTGCTGAACTGATCCATCCCATTGCCGCGATGGGCTACGAAGAGTGGCCCTATCGACCACGTCCTTCCAACGCCGGGCCAGAGATCTGCATCAGAAAGCTTTCGTACCAAGCCAATGAGATCGCCGGCAAGGATCCCCATGGACGATTCCTTGTCGTGTTGGACGACGGGACTTGGCACGAAGAGCTCGTGTTGAACTGGATCGAGAAAACCGTCTTTCAATTGCATAGCCGCCAACTGCGCGTCACCTGTGGCACGACGACCTGGAATGGCCAGACCTATGACATCAACGGCGCGATCGATGGCATCGTGACCGATCTGCTCGGTGTCGACCGTCTGCTCGAACTCAAGGGTCATGAACACTTCACTTTTACCCGGTTCTCCAACGGCGACTATCCCATCAACCATTTCACTCAATGCGCGATGTACGTAACCGGGGTACAACGGATCAACCCGGAAATCAATGAGTGCCTCCTCCTCATTAAGAACAAGAATCAAAGCGCCTTTCTTGAATTCCGCCTGCGGTACGACACCGACGCCGACCGGTTAACCGTCGTAGAGACCATCCATTCCAACGGCGAGCACACATTTCCCAACCAGGAGTTCATCGGTCTGTACAAGCAGGCCATGACCAAATTCGACCAGATCGAAACACACCGAGAATTTGGAACACTCCCTACCCGACCATTCGAGAATGACGATTCCTACCACTGCCACTACTGTCCATACCGGACGCAGTGCTGGGAGGGGTTTGTCCGTCAACCCCTGACTGGAATTGCGGAATTACGCACGGAGCTGATTCCGACGATCGAGGAATATCTGAAATTGGAGGCTGAGCTGAAACCTAAAAACAAGCGGTTCAAAGAGATCAAACAATTATTGAAACTGGAACTCACGAGCCAACATATCCAACGAGCACAGGGTCAAGGCTATGTCCTCGCCATCAATGAATCAACAGAAGAACGGCTTGACCAAAGCCTGCTGCCGACCGATCTCGTCGAACGATCGAAGACAACCCGGAAAAAGGAAGAATTAGAGGTGTACCGCTTCCACGAAAAAGCTCTGAAACGCAAACAGAGGAACCAAACCGAATCCCTGGCTAGCTAA